In a genomic window of Opisthocomus hoazin isolate bOpiHoa1 chromosome 19, bOpiHoa1.hap1, whole genome shotgun sequence:
- the RNF224 gene encoding RING finger protein 224: MSQASGSPRAEEAGPCVGEHSRTPSRGSQRVECIICYSSYDLCGRLPRRLYCGHTFCQACLKRLDAITNEQRWIPCPQCRQNTPTPRGGIAMLDLDLATFLAIKADKEHPRVAGRSQPDLATKGWCKEQAVTQQPEGLCQDAVPPAPFPRHGCCRPCLCCGVTAAFES; the protein is encoded by the coding sequence ATGTCCCaggccagcggcagcccccggGCAGAGGAAGCGGGACCGTGTGTCGGGGAGCACTCGCGCACCCCGAGCCGGGGCAGCCAGCGGGTTGAGTGCATCATCTGCTACTCCTCCTACGACCTGTGCGGCCGGCTGCCGCGCCGGCTCTACTGCGGCCATACCTTCTGCCAAGCCTGCCTGAAACGCCTCGATGCCATCACCAACGAGCAGCGCTGGATCCCCTGCCCGCAGTGCCGCCAAAATACGCCCACACCACGCGGCGGCATCGCCATGCTCGACCTCGACCTGGCCACCTTCCTTGCCATCAAGGCTGACAAGGAGCATCCCCGGGTGGCCGGCAGGTCCCAGCCCGACTTGGCCACCAAGGGCTGGTGCAAAGAGCAGGCGGTCACTCAGCAGCCGGAGGGGCTGTGCCAAGATGCGGTGCCTCCAGCGCCGTTCCCCCGGCACGGGTGCTGCCGGCCATGCCTGTGCTGTGGGGTGACGGCGGCCTTCGAGAGCTGA